The Setaria viridis chromosome 6, Setaria_viridis_v4.0, whole genome shotgun sequence genome includes the window CTATATTTGTCACTTTCGTCATTCTTTTATATAAGAATATGCAATAATTGAATTTGATAATGATAAGGTTGGAACTATCTCACCGGACTGGAAAGAGTACATGACCTCGGATGGAACATTGTTAGTTATCCTTGCATTCATTATTAGTAACTTAATCTTTTTGAGTTTCGGTGTCCGCTCATTTGTCTGGCTAATTCCATTATCTAGGCATTATCATAATAAGAAAACAAAGCGGACAGTTTGGGACAAACCAGTTGCGATGATGGATCCCTTGGAGGTTAGCTAACTAATTTATGTTTTGTGAGAAAACATTTACAATGGACCAAAATTCTTGTTAATGCATCTGGTTTTGGTGTTTGAATAGAAAGTTGATGCCTTGACTGTGTGGAAAGAATTTTGCACACCATTAGGTCACAGGTGAGTTATTTCTGCTaacattttattatttttcatcCCATTTTCTTTCCATAATCTGACCTTTTAATATCACTCTAGGTACTATTTCAACACAGTGACAAAGGAATCGGTGTGGCATATTCCTAATGAGTTAAAGGTCTTATGtatcctctctctcttttcatTCTACATTTTCTAAAAGAGACTacaattattaaaaaaaaacttgatgtACTCATACTTATTATTATAAGTCATGTTACCTAGGCTCATCCATTTTCTTCATTGTTTTTGGACTTGGAATGCAATCCTTCTGGGGGCGATTGACACGCTCATAAGACTAGATTAAAATGCTTTATGCTTGGAAAGAAATTGTAGAGAAAAAGAGCGGTGCCATGGCATTTATGTTGCCAGTGGCTGCATATTCCAATCGAAGCAAGCCAAGCTTGTTCGCAGTGAACTCTATCCTGCACCATATCCGAGGATCTCATTAACTGTGTCACTCTTTGCAATCGACCCATCATTTAGTAAAGCATTTGCAATAGTGAATTGCATATAGAATTTGGCGTATGAGCACACTTTAAGTAGCACAAGGAATACCAAGAAAATGGATGTATGTTATTGAATGTTATTGAACGGCATGTGGTATATGACGACTGCAGAGTTAGAAGATCAGGTATTTAGTTTCTGCCTCTACTCTAAAGTCAGTTGAAATGGCTCAGAAATGAATTACCTTACTTTGAGAAGATCCTTGTGGTAACAGAGCAACTTAGCTGCCCCTAGGACTAGGAGAGTCCATGTTTTATGGAAAAGGACAAAAAAGCCTTAGTAACTGCCAAAAAGATAAATTTATGGATTGGCTCATAGTACGAAGGATAATTGCGCTGTGCAAGATTGTCAGTACTGCTGTGCCTTATATTACTGATGAAATTAGCATGTGTCACTTCTTAATGTTTTTGCTAGAATCATGAAAAATCATTCGAACAGTATTTAACCATGTACAGTTGGTATAGAAAATGATTCTCGTATTAATTTTGCAGTTTTTCCAGTGAACACTAAATGGGAAAGCTTGACATTAGGATACATACAAATTGTTGTGCTTAAGCTTAAACTTAATTTTTGCATGACTTACTAAAATCTTATCTCTTTCTGAAAATGAATGGTTGAGTTTGAATTAATTACATACATGTTTTCCAATGTTCATGTTCCTTACCAGTAATGAAAGGCTCATTTCTTATAAAGTGAAGCAAATATCAAGTCAGTGCCTTTGACACGTTATGGTAAATCTCCAACAGCACACTCAAGCCATTGTCAGATAGTAAAACCCCACATCTTTGCGCATACTAACAACTCTCTTGACTAGCTTTATCGGAACCGTTCGGAATGCAAATTTCCAAGATTGGATTGCTACTGTATCATTTTTCTTTCCAGCTGTTACTATTATTCAGGCTTTTATGTTTCAGTGTTTCGCACAAAGATATCTGACGCAATTATCATTTCATTTCGCTGTAGAACAGAACTATTCCTATTCCTGCTTGATCTTCTTGATAAAATCTCCATTGTAGCTAGTCACATGTTCATAACTTACCATATGTTTTGTTTTCCAGTTGAAGGCATGACTAAAACTGCACATGTCTCCGCGACTATTTTTTTAGGTTGGCCGTGAATTGGTTGAGAAAGCTTCAGAGTTTTATCAGAAGTGCAAGGGGGAGAACTTGAATATCTACATTGAGGATCTGGAATTGGGTGGGAAAATGCTTATGTTTGCTCTGTTTTGTTATATGCTCCTGATTATTTGCATCGCATTAAATAATATATTTTCACAGGTGAAGAAGACAATGAGGATGAAGAAACCAAGCTCTTGCGTGACTGGTTACAACAACTTCTACATGAAAAGGTTGACAAGGTTCAGGTATCAAACTTTTGAGGTCACCATGTGTTCTTCATTTAGCCAAAACAGGTTCGTCACCCAACATGCAAAGGTAGGCTTACTACTCCCTCCTGTTCCAAATATAGGCTATTTTAGGGTTTCAGACTTTTTTTTAACTTGACCCATCAATATAAAAAGTTACATAGATTGGCAACACATGACATGATTGGTGTGGCTACATTCATTATGGAAAATAATTTCTTAGTGTATAATTGTATATTTAAAACAATATACTTCTATAAAAGTTGCAAGTCATAATGTGACATTGGAGACCGTGTTGTTGCTCTAAACTTACATTTGGAATCAGAGAGTATTTAGTTGTACAATTAGGTTATGAGTTTTGTAGAATCATTACTTGTTTTATGATGTATATGTTTTGTGCAACTGATAGGGTAACAAGGTCACAAACACAAGTGCTTGGTACCACGACAGAGTTTAGGAGGGGAGAATTGACTTTTGAAATTAACCCTCATCACCCTATTGTCAATAAGTTGAATGTAAGACTTCCCCCTCTCCACTCACCTTGTTATATTTCATATTTTCCTGGAATTAACGATAAAGAATATGACTACGAAATATGGCAGGTTCTTTTAAAAAACAAGCAGAGAAGCTAAGGCGGTGGCTAACTTTTTGTACGAGGTTGCTTTGATCTGTAGTGGATCCGCTGTAAGTACACTGAATGTATTCCTGTGTTTCATTATAGCAAAAAATGAAcctaatttattttttgtttcatgCGAAATTTCAGCCCAAGACTCCAGCGGGGTTGTATGGCACGATCTACGAGATCTTGAGTATTGTCCTGGATGGTAGCCGTGGGAAATCTGACGCAAAGGATGCTGAAGCAGCTGATGGTGAGGAAGCAAATCTTGAGAGCAATCCCATGGAAGGATTAATTAGCTCTGTCTTAGGCACGCACTAGACGACCTTCGTGAGCATTTGCACCAGCTCCTCAAGGTCCCTGCGCGAGCTCccgccctccgccaccgccgcggccgccttccggccgagctccgccgcgcgcTCCCTCACCGGTTTCCCGCCCTTCCCGACCGCGGCGGCGATCGCGCTCGCCATCTGTCCGGCGTCGGGCACGGCGTCGGCGCCCTCCGCCACGGGCACGGCCACGCCGGCCTCCGCGAGCAGCCGCGCGTCCGTGAACTGGTCGGCGCCCATCGGCCACGCCAGCAtcgccacgccggccgccgcggcctccagcACCGAGTTCCAGCCGCAGTGCGTGAGGAACCACCCCACGGCGCGATGGCGAAGGATCTCCACCTGCGGCGCCCACCCGCGGATCACCATGCCGTGCGATGCCGTCGCCGCCTCAAACCCGTCCGGGACCGCGGTGCCCGGACGCGCCGCCCACACGAACGCCGCCGAGCTCCGCGCCAGCGCGTCCGCCACGGAGGCCGCCTGCGGCGGCGACAGCACGTGCTGCGTCCCGAAGCTGACGTACACGACGGAGCCGTCGGGGAAGGCGTTCAGCCACGCCGccacgctcgccgccgccaccgcgggtTTCCCGCCGCGGTCGACGGAGGTGGCCACAGCGTCGGACAGCGGGCCCACGGCGAGCACCCGCTTCGATGCCAGGTCGGGGAGCGGGCGCACCACGTAGGGCGCCTCGAGCGCGGCGAACGAGTTGACGACGAAGCACGCGCTGTCCAGGTTCCACAGGAAGAGCTGGCGGATCGCCTCGgacacctcgtcgccggcgacgtaCTGCCGGAACAGCCCCGACAGCTGGCGCCACGGGAAGCAGGGCGAGCCGGGGATCTCCGGGAACGTGACGGCCTCGTGGGCGTCGCCGGGTCGGCGCCTGCTCGGCAGGTGGCGCCAGAGGGAGTGCGACATGGCGAGGTGGAGCGCGCAGGACGGCGAGAACGTCACGTGCGGCACGCCGAGCTCCGCGGCGAGCGGCTGCGTCCACCCCGTGAAGAAGTCGGAGACGACGGCCGTGACGCTGCGGCCCTGCTGGTGCTGAGCCCTGCACCAGGCGAGGAGCGGCgcgcggagcgcggcgagggagaCCATGAACGGCCGGAAGAGGTGGCGCGGGAGGTCCTTGGTGTTctcgccgccccccgccgggAGTAGCGGCGTGGCCGCCGGGAACGGCAGCGCGGTCACGCCGACGGACGGCCACGCGGCGAGCAGCGGCTGCAGGAGCGGGGCGTTgccggccgtggcggcgatgGTGACCGCGAGCCCGCGCgcggcgagcagcgccgccAGGTCGAGGAGCGGGAGCATGTGGCCCTGCGCCGGGTACGGCACGAGGAGCACGTGCGGCTCGCCGTCGCGGCACCGGCCGTTGCTCGCGGGTTTCTTCTGCGGTGGCGCGGCCATGGCCAGTGGACCAGTGGACCTGATGCGTTCGGTTCCCGTGGCAACTGGCAAGAACTGAAAGCGCGCTACAGGTTAAATGGACCGAAGCTACGCCTTCAGTTGCAGTTCCTCATTTAGAACCTCTCTAGATTATGACATTGACACGGACTCGTCAAATGACTACTGGTTGGGCGGTTTTCAAATGACTGAAGTTTTTCGCGGTCTCGATCTGCATCTGCTTTTCCTTTCCCCGAGCTTTCTTTTGACTGTCCGTTCTTGGGAATGCTTCGTGACTGGAAGGAAGGTGCAAAAGTTCAGTCGATCGATCAGTACTCCAACCCTGGTTTCCTGAAAACGGGTGCTTGCGTCCTGAACATTTCGTCAACAAATATTCATTCGCGATGCGAAGTTGCGAACCCGCCGCTGTCGAAACGTGTTTGGCGACGAAGACGTTGATGCCGGGCGCTGCTGGCCGGCCATGTCGTCGTGCCCCGCATCCACGCCGTCACGCGCGACCTTCTGGATCGACGGAGGAAGGAAAGCGACCGCCGGTCAccgcgccgggccgcgcgcgcTGAGACAAACTGGAGTGGTAAGCTACGACTGACCCTCTCGCGCGTAGCCTTTCCACGGTTAGTCGACGGGTTTTGCCGTGATTCTATCGGTCCTCAGTGAAAGGGCTAGGAAAACTGAGAAAGCACTGAGAATTGAGGACCCAGGTGACGATGCTCGCAGCCTCGGTGCATTGCAATTTGATCTTCGGAAAAAAAATCTCTTTTGATGAATGGCCATGACTGCACGTCGGCAAAGGAAAGCGACCGCCGGTCGCCGCCTTTCGCCTCGCCGGGGCGCGCTGAGACAAACTGGAGTGGTAAGCTACAACTGACCTCGAGTGGGTCGTTCTCGCGCCTAGCTTTTCCACAGTCAGTCCATGGATTTTCCGGCGCATCAATCCTTTTCCATTCGGCCATTCCCATGGTCAGCAAAGGGTCAGGAAAACTGAGAAAGTAGTGAGAAGTGAGAACCCAGATGACGATGCTGGCAGCCACGGTGCATTGCTATTTGATGCAAGGCCATGACTGCACGTCCGCATCGATCTTTTTTTCTCCGAAACTAAGAGAGGACGGCAAGTCAGCATCTGGCAGGCCGAGGGAGGACGGGACGGACCGGATCGGCAGCTATGAATGCTTCCTTTCGCTACGTCTCGGGTTTACTGTAAGTCTGTGAGCTGCAACAGTAATGGTAGGCGCCTTTATTAACACACGCAGATGCAATGGTACGTTTCCGCTAGGAATACCAGGGATTCGCCGACGTCCTCCGTGGCGCCGCGCGCTGTCCCGCCGGTCCGCCGGCTCGTCGTCACCGGAGATCCCTGCCTCCATCAGCATTCGATCTCTACACGCGTGTCCGACACTACACCGGATAATTTGTGCTGGCACGTCGAAATTAGAGTGCTGGCGGGCCTAATTGCCACCTGCCATCACTCTAATGATTCCACCGCCAACACAAATATTTTTCAATTTACAGCAATGGGAAATGCAAAAAGTTTATAAATAGCCTAAAAAACTTTACCTtgcatatgaaaatatatttttaatatgtATTAGACTACATATATATTGTTGTGTAGGCATTTCAAAATTTTTCAAAgtgatttactattttctaaaatttaaatgATTATAAGGATGTTTATTGACATTAATATATATTTGAACTAAAATTTTCACAAATAAGATTtagatatttcaaaaaaaatgaagttaaAGACACATGTTCTATTTTAACTCAAAACATGAAAGAACATGAAAGATTCACAAGTTTGTTAGGCATATTTATCACTTCT containing:
- the LOC117860400 gene encoding UDP-glycosyltransferase 89B2, which codes for MAAPPQKKPASNGRCRDGEPHVLLVPYPAQGHMLPLLDLAALLAARGLAVTIAATAGNAPLLQPLLAAWPSVGVTALPFPAATPLLPAGGGENTKDLPRHLFRPFMVSLAALRAPLLAWCRAQHQQGRSVTAVVSDFFTGWTQPLAAELGVPHVTFSPSCALHLAMSHSLWRHLPSRRRPGDAHEAVTFPEIPGSPCFPWRQLSGLFRQYVAGDEVSEAIRQLFLWNLDSACFVVNSFAALEAPYVVRPLPDLASKRVLAVGPLSDAVATSVDRGGKPAVAAASVAAWLNAFPDGSVVYVSFGTQHVLSPPQAASVADALARSSAAFVWAARPGTAVPDGFEAATASHGMVIRGWAPQVEILRHRAVGWFLTHCGWNSVLEAAAAGVAMLAWPMGADQFTDARLLAEAGVAVPVAEGADAVPDAGQMASAIAAAVGKGGKPVRERAAELGRKAAAAVAEGGSSRRDLEELVQMLTKVV